The proteins below are encoded in one region of Salvelinus namaycush isolate Seneca chromosome 32, SaNama_1.0, whole genome shotgun sequence:
- the LOC120027500 gene encoding cytochrome c oxidase subunit 6B1-like, producing the protein MSDVIEEKIKNYRTAPFDARFPNTNQTRNCFQNYLDFHRCNKALSDKGQDVAPCDWYQRVYKSLCPLSWVAKWDDQVEAGSFPGKI; encoded by the exons ATGTCTGACGTAATTGAAGAGAAGATCAAGAACTACAGAACGGCTCCTTTTGATGCCCGGTTCCCCAACACCAACCAGACCCGAAACTGCTTCCAGAATTATCTGG ACTTCCACAGATGTAACAAGGCTCTGTCCGACAAAGGCCAGGACGTGGCACCCTGTGACTGGTACCAGAGAGTCTACAAAAGCCTGTGTCCCTTGAGCTGG GTGGCAAAATGGGACGATCAGGTTGAAGCTGGAAGTTTCCCCGGGAAAATCTAA